A region of the Coregonus clupeaformis isolate EN_2021a unplaced genomic scaffold, ASM2061545v1 scaf0881, whole genome shotgun sequence genome:
ACTGTAATCAAAAGATTAGCCAGCTGGCTCTATGGCTGTTTCTGCAGCTCAATTTGTCATCAACATTGTAAAACTTCgcaaccactggcctatcttcaCCATCTATTGTTATCTCCAAAGTTTTGGCATCTTCAATAAATTTCAGCCGCAAGTCCGCCATATAAATAGTTAGAAAGAATAAAAGGAAGCTTGGGTAATATTGAAAGACagctgacatgcatttttctataTTGTAATGGACACTGTGCAACCTTTGGTAGGTAGGCTGCTGGCAGGCTTCAGCTGCGGTACAGCAAAGCCAAGTCAGCCCatgctcatggttctcacaggggaaATGAAATGATAGGCTACAATGAATTTGCTTATGACCATGCACGCTGAAAATGACATTTTCTTTCGCAGGTGCCTTTTCATTATCTGGATAGACCCTTGTGGTTTCTAGCTAATGTTACAGTAATCAAAGCAGTGCAGCGTGTAGTGAAACAAAACTTtagtggtcaaaaccattcatcttgggGTGACGGGAGGGAGTGGGTTTGCAAATTGCTATCATATCACGCAATTATACCATTTATAAAATGgtcatatatatttttatacagaCTAatcctatggattatgaaaatgTTCTGGTAAAAAAAAGTGGAGGTGTAAAAACATACGTTTGAACCCCCTATTTGTGCCATGGCTCAGGCAGCCATGTAGACACAAGGCAGTTTGGCTCATCTCAGTCGTGAAGAGGATTAACTGTGAAGCTGTTTCTGATTcataaacaatgccatgctggtggTAACATTCAAAGAAAACCCAGCCTTGAAACAAAACGTAGGCAGAAAATAAGTTGTATGTCATATCACAGAAAAGACACTGCATTCACACGGATTTGCACGAAGTGGGCAGTTCGGATTTGTCACTTCAAGACCAAATATATCACACTTTGACTAAAACGatgacttacagtgcattcggaaagtattcagaccccttcacttcttccacattttgttacatcacagccttattctaaaatggattaaattgtttttgtttctcatcaatctacacacaataccccataatgtcaaagcaaagtGTCGACAGCTCTGTATCTATGGGTCGGTTGCACAACTGTGGATCGGTTATGAATCAGATGGAACTGAATGAACAACTCAGGATACATAGAGGTCAACATGAAGTCATGGCCACAGCTATCAAGCAATACAACAGTCATACACACATTACAGTGTTGGCATACTGATACTAGTATACAATCTGTTCATTTGACATCCTTGCTCACTAGAGTTAGTCAAAACTATAGCATGACCTGGCTTGTTTTCCACATTATTATCTGGGAGCCCATAatgacaccctcacacacacacacacacacacacacacacacacacacacacacacacacacacacacacacacacatacacacacactcacacacacacacacacacagggcacatTGGGGCACGTGAGTGAACCTCTGCCATTCTACCATACCCCAGCACATTCTCTGTCATTGTCCTGTACTCAGACACCTCATTGTGGTGTACAGATGAGAGCTATGAGAGCTGGGTCATGGTCAGTAGGGCACCCCTGTAGAAAAACATTTTGTAACGTAAAACAAAAATCTtagttcttattggacaagttcaggtagtacctTCCCATTTTACTCAGGTTCAGAacattatcaaataaaataaaatgttatttgtcacgtacACAGTCTAATGCCGGTATAAAAGGTGCTTCTGTGCTAGCTCCCTCAACAATGCAGTACATTAATCAATTACAATGAAAACAGTCAAGGCAAAAATAACAAGTAATAGGAGAGGTAGtatgcatagtaataatggactgtatttaCACTGTATTTACAAATATGACGTGAGTAATGACTTGGTGGAATAAatagtatatacactatatatgcaaaggtatatggacaccccttcaaattagtggattctgatatttcagccacacctgttgctgacaggtgtataaaatcgagcacaccgccatgcaatctccacagacaaacattggcagtagattggccttactgatgagctcagtgactttcaacatggcaccgtcataggatgccacatttccaacaagtcagttcgtcaactttctgccctgctagagctgacccggtcaactgtaagtgctgttattgtgaagtggaaacatctagaagcaataacggctcagccacgaaatggtaggccacataagctcacagaacgggaccgccgagtgctgaagcgcaaagCGTgtaaaaaatagtctgtcctcggttgcaacactccctactgagttccaaactgcctctggaagcaagtcagcacaataactgttcttcgggaacttcatgaaatgggtttccatgggcaagtagccacacacaagcctatgatcaccatgtgcaatgccaagcgtcggctggactGGTGTAAAAAtccccgccattggactctggagcagtggaaatgcattctctggagtgatgaatcacgcttcaccatctggctgtccggcggactaatctgggtttggcggatgccaggagaactctacttgccccaatgcatagtgccaactgtaaagtttggtggaggaggaataatggtctggggctgtttttcatggttcaggctaggccctgaagggaaatcttaacactacagcatacaatgacattctagactattctgtgcttccaactttgtggcaacagtttcgggaaggccctttcctgtatcAGGAAATGGTTAGTCGAGATCagtttggaagaacttgactggcctgcacagagccctgacctcaaccccatcgaacacctttgggatgaattggaatgccgactgcgagccaggcctaatcgcccaacatcagtccccgacctcactaatgctcttgtggctgagtggaagcaagtccccgcagcaatgttccaacatctagtggaaagccttctcagaagagtggagcctgttatagcagcaaaggggagaccaactccatattaatgcccatgattctggaatgagatgttcgacaagcaggtgtccacatacttttgatcatgtagtgtaatAGAACAGCagtgttgactgtgtgtgtgtgtgtgtgtgtgtgtgtttgtgtgtgtgtgtgtgtgtgtgtgtgtgtgtgtgtgtgtgtgtgtgtgtgtgtgtgtgagtgagtgagttctgagtgtgtgtgtgtgtgtgtgtgtgtgtgcttgtgtgtgtgtgtgtgtgtgtttgtgtgtaagggTTGGATGTGTGAGTAGACAGTGCAAATAATCTCAAGTAGTCTCTAAGGTGCcaatagtctctaaggtgcaggaagGTGCAGGGACAGCTAGGGTTAGCTGTTCAGCTGTCTTATGgcctggtggtagaagctgtctcggaacCTGCTGGTCCGAGACCTGGTGCTCCAATACTGCTTGCCAGATGGCAACAGAGTGAACAGTCCGTGGCTCGGGTGACTGGAGTCCTTGACGATCTTTTgggccttcctcagacaccgcctggtgtagatgtcctggagggcagggtgctcgcccccagtgatgtaatggccatccgcactaccctctgtagagccttccGGTGAAGGGCGGTGCaggtgccataccaggcggtgacgcTGCCGAtaaagatgctctcaattgtgcagctgtataactttttgagggtcCGAGGGCCCATGCTGAAAATCGTCAGTCGCCTGAGGTTGAATAGGCGCTGTTGCGTCTTCACAACAGTGGTGTGATTGGACCATGTCAGGTCCTCTGTGATGTGCacgccaaggaactttaagcttttgACACTCtacactgcagccccgtcgatgacaGTAGTCGAATGCAATGCAACACCCTATCAAATGACAGAAAGCATCTAAAAAGGTctgtttatatatacagtatatacaaaacattaagaacacctgctctttccatgacatagactgaccagttgaatccaggtgaaagctatgatcccttattgatgtcacttcaatcagtgtagatgaaggggaggagacaggttaaagaaggattgttaagccttgagacaatttagacatggattgtgtatgtgtgccattcagagggtgattttttatttatttaggggcctttgaatggggcatggtagtaggtgccaggcgcaccggtttgtgtcaagaattacaatgctgctgggtttttcacactcaacagtttcattttacattacattttagtcatttagcagacgctcttatcccgagcgacttacagttagtgagtgcatacattttttcatactggccccccgtgggaatcaaacccacaaccctggctttgcaaacaccatgctctaccaactgagctacacggggccgtgtgtatcaagaatggtccaccacccaaaggacatccagccaacttgacacaactgtgggaagcattggagtcaacatgggccagcatccctgtggaacgctttcgacaccttgtagagtccattccccaacgaattgaggctgttctgagggcaaaagggggtggtgcaactcaatattagaaaggatctcgtcactgtgtctgtgcattcaaattgccatcgataaaatgcaattgtgttctttgtctgtagcttatgcctgcccatcccataaccacaccgccaccatggggcactctgttcacaacattgacaccagcaaaccgctcgcccacacgacaccatactgccatctgcccggtaaagTTGAAatcgggattcatccatgaagagcacacttctccagcgtgccagtggccatcgaaggtgagtatttgtccactgtcagttacgacgccgaactgctgtcaggtcaagaccctggtgggGACAACGAGcatacagatgagcttccctgagacagtttctgacagattatgcagaaattcttcggttgtccgggtggctggtcttcggctgtccgggtggctggtctcagacgatcccacaggtgaagaagccggatgtggatgtcctggTTACATGTGgtgtgcggttgtgaggccggttggacatactgccaaattctctaaaatgtcattggaggcgacttatggtagagaaattaacattcaattatctggcaacagctccttcaaaacttgagacatatgtggcaaactgcatattttagagtgcccttttattatccccagcacaaggtgcacctgtgtaatgatcatgctgtttaatcagcttcttgatatgccacacctgtcaggtggatggattatcttggcaaaggagaaatgctcactaacaggaatgtaaacaagtgctcagcatctgtgggaactccttcaagactgttggaaaagcattcctcatgaagctggttgagagaatgccaagtgtgcaaatctgtcatcaaggcaaagggtggctactttaaaataaatgtggttactacataattccatgtgttatttcatagttttgatgtcttcactattattctacaatgtagaaaatagtaaaaataaagaaaaacccttgaatgagtaggtgtccaaacttttgactggtagtgtacataaatATATATCCATATACCTGTATATATAACAATACTGTACTGCACACTGTAAATATACACACAGGGGTGGTAAAGCATTCAAGTTACTATAGGTGTCGTCTCTATTTCGTTGTGCGTGGCAACTTCAACCAGGATCAGTTGCTaaaattttttttgttatttataTTGTTCCATGTCCCTTTAAGAATGCTATCCATGTCAAGCATGCTCTTAAAAGTGCACAGGGCTTAACAACAGAGCTGGCCATTGGGGAAAGCTGAGCCTAAAGAATGCTTCTCTGGCATTCATTAACTAACGAGAGCCCTCATTCCCTCTCTTCATCTGGAAGGAAGGAATGAACGTGTGAAGAGAAGACGAGAGGTAGAGTGAGGGAAAGAGGAAAAATAAGACGTCAAACAAAACTCGCTAAAATAGTTTTGCGTCAACATCCAAATTATTCTCCGAAATATGTTTTTTTCCAGGAAAAATGGCAACAAAGTAACAGGAGTTATATATTAGAATATTTTATTGCTTTATGAAATGTTGTTTGAATTCAAATTCACAACCTTCATATTGTTAGGAGTTCACAGAAATCAACGCTTTTGTCTGTTGTTGGACAGCTGGACATAACCATGATTGTCAGCACATAACTTACAACACACAAAACTCTTTGGCATCCTGTTCATAGCACTACATATCTAAAATAATTATACAAACATCTGTATAAAATATATTAACCTGTTAGTTCAGAATTAGGCTCACAGTAAACAAAAACCAAATGGTGTAGTTTGCAGCTTAATCCCTATGATGAATCTGACCAGCGGATTCACCACATCAAAAAATACACACAAAGAAACATTtggaaaatatatatactttttttaacTAATTGGTGAAAAGCAactaaaaaactaaacaaaatctTCACCCTCCCCGGTTGAGAATGGTCGCTCGACCTCATATTTAGAAatctgaagaagaaaaaaaaagactaTACATTGCATACTGTATCACAACTTATATTTCTAAACCTGTAGAACCGGCTACTGAGGCTTAGGGAATATGGCAGGTGAAAATATGATCATTAAGAGTTTTTGGCATTTTTATTAAATTATGGAGATGGGGGAGTTTTGCCCAGCTCTGAAGAATTCCATGGCACAGGAATGTGGCCAGATTCACTCAACATTTCTGCACAGGGAGGGAACGGCGGTCGAAAGTCCCCAAAAGATAACCTTGTCTGTAGAATTTATCTGGAAAAGCTTGAGACTTTCAGTTAATATTTggaaatgaaaaatgaaaaaactgatctgattaaaaaaataatatgaaGTTTCCGAACTTCAGGGATCATTGTACATGACAGTGCATGAGAAAGGTGTTGAGAATATGTGAAAAGCAGCAAACATAAATACTTTGGCATACACTGACAGGACAGTAGTACGTTGCCTGTTACAAAACTGCAATACTGTCCAAGTACCTAGAATGTTTCACATTTTGTCTCATAGACCCAGACCGCTAGCCTGCAGCCGCCTGGCTAAGAACGATAGATGAAGAGCACAAGTCCTTTTTCCACACGTTCCTCTCTCATTCTGCAACATTCTTGTCTTTTGTACGTTTTTCAGAAGAACTCTGACCATTGACGTAGTCAGTACTCTGCGCAGCTTCCGAGAGCTCACACCCCTTGAGTGAATCTCTTGTCAAAGATCAAAAGTGACTTCCTCAAATGAAGATTTCCACTGCCTCTGCCTCCAAGTCATCTAGGCCTCTCAATGTGTTCAAGGAGGAGGACTTTGGTTGTTGCGCAGCACCGTTGTCTGGAAAACAGAGAGAGGTCAAATGATTAGAGGAATGTGTGAGAAGATGTTGAAACAGTGGAAAAATAAGCCACAGTTACAGTACATCATCTGTAACCAAAGAAACATGCTGATGGTTCCTCAATGGGATGATCCATTCGGGTAAATGAGTGCAGTCAATACTCAGGGTTAAGTGTGACAACATAGCACATTCCGGCAGCCCACTGACGACCTCCGACCTACAGAGCCATCGACGATTGGCTGGTTCTATGGGGGTATGGTTGGTAAATCAATGACTGCTCTGGCACAGAGTGTGATGCAATTACAAAGAACGGTTTGGGTGTTTggttaacgtgtgtgtgtgtgtgtgtgtgtgtgtgtgtgtgtgtgtgacagactaCTCACCAATACTGAGCTTAGAACCAGTGGTTGGATCCTTGGCCTTAGCTCCATCCTCTGATCCACagctctggctctggctggggTGAGCTGGGGAGGAGCAccgaagaggagagacagcagtCTGGTCATCTGACAGACTCTTACCTACTACACAGAGCATGATAAATATCAACCACTGTCTGGCACACATTTCATTGATAAACAGGTGCTCTAATTCTACCCTCAATCCACTTCAATGCCATCAAAATTATCTTTGACAATAACTCCCTAGTTCATATTCCGATTAGATTGCATGTATGTAGAGAACAACAGTGGTCCCTGAACAGAGCCCTGAGGGACCCCTCAAGTAATAGTTAAAAAGTTGTTAAAAGGTTTTTAGTCTCTGACCCTATCGTGACTCGTCCTTACCTTTGCTTATGCTGGCACACTTCGCCGTGCTAATTGAAGAAGTGGACGTGGCGGCGCGCAGACAAAACCCACCCTTCTCGACCTGGTCCTGGTGCAAACGCTGGTGGAGTACCTTAATGACAGCATCTTTCTCCAGGATATGGGCGTAGAGAGCACGGATCCTATGTACAGGAGAAATATGGAGTCAGATTAGGCAAATGGTGGCTCTCTGAGCATTGCTATCTGATACAACAAAGTAGATTAGACTTATTAGATGCATCCAAAGTGGCATAACAGCAACAATACTATAAATGATTAACACATTCTAAGAAAAATGCTCCATCTTCATACCAGTTTTCCATCTCCTGGTTTCGGTAGTCAGCTACAGGCAGGTCCTCGTTGAAGCTGTTGTTAGAAGAGTGACAGGGGGAATGGTTGATGATGGTTGTGTCTCTGGTAGGGAGAAAATAAATTCCTTTAGGAACTGGATGCAGGTAAAAATTGGAAGTATAATAAATGTATTCAGCCTAGATGTTTTGGAAATGTTTTCTCTTGTACGTGCATACAGAACACAACCCTTGAACCATCTATCCCCTAACGTTTAACCTCTGACCCTCACCTCTGAGCGGCGGCGGTGGCGGCCACGTCCATGGCAAACTGCCTCATGGTGCTCTCCTCCAAGTACTTCTGCTCCCAGCGCACCATGTCCGCCTCCAGGGCTAGGAtacgctcctctctctccctcagacgCTCGTGCAGCGAGCCCACCGTCACGCCCGGCGGGTGAGACTGCTTCTGCTGCGCCCTCAGGCTCTTCAGCTCATGCTCTAGGCGTGTCCGCAACCTCATCTCCAGGCCCTCGCGCTTCTCACAGGTGGCCTGCAGCTGAGCCAGGGCGCTCTGCAGCCGCTCCACCTTCTCCACGTAGGCCCGCTTCCGCCGCAGCTCCTCCTCCAGCTGCCGGCCCTTGCACCGCTGGGCCTCTAGGGCCTCCTCGAGCTGCTCCGCCCTCAGGCCCTGCTCCTCGGCGAAGTTGCGGAGCCTCTGGAGTTCGCGCTCAGCACGCTCACGCTCAAACTGCTGCTCCTCGTCTGATGGGAGgaaagaaagaggagaagagaaggaggaaaggaaagTTAGATATGGTATAGCCACAAAGCTACAAACTGTACAACATTCAAACATTGGATAAATTGACAAGATGCATCAGTGAAAAGCTAGTGTTGTGTACTGGGCTGGACACAAGACATGAAATCCAGTCTAAGGCCACATGAAGCTATTTCGAAGGTGAAAATGAGAGCTTGGACTAAGTCTTAAGCCATCACACCACCATCGCTCTAAACCAGCTAATATGTCCCAGTACTCAGCCATCACGGCCAATGGTCTTCATTTGCCCAAGCACTCGTGGAATGTCAAGGGGTAGAAAGAGGAGGGGCAGCTCCTATCCCTTTGACCCACTTAACAAGGAACATTCCTCCAACCAAGGCTGTACACCTCCAACCCTATCTCTCATCTGGCCCTGGGAAAGGCCCACTGCTTAAATAGACAATGTAAATCAAACCAACAACCCCAGGAACCTGATGTTAGGTCAACAGTTCTCATTTATAGCTCCCTTTCCTTCCTCCTTCTTCGAGCTGGGTTGCGTTTACTGTTGAGGCGTTCTCACCAAATAAGCGGAGGTTATGCAATGGAAATTTTTGCATACAGGATGTAGCTTAGCTACAGAGTGGCCCTGTGCTATGCTCCAATCCTGTGAGGAATGCGCAACATGGCTGAAGTGGGTCTAAGACTTGGAGTGGTGGGAAAGGAGACGGGAAGGATGACACACTTACTTTGCTCGAGCAGTTTGGTCATGATGTGTTGGTTGTGGTCAGCAGCTTCCACTTCTTTGGCAGCGTGTGTTCTGGCATTTTCCAAGCTTTCTGTAACGCAAATATTTAGAGTTAACAAACTGGAAGCATTTCTCAACTGCTATACACTAAAACTGATTTGGGAAAAAGTTTCCCTGCCACCAGTCCCAGTCtttataaaccattataatcTTCAAAAATGGCTCTGGACCAAAGTGCTAGCCAACCTGAGGTTTTCTGGTATTTGTAGTCCTTACCTCTAAGGTCCCTGTTGAAGTCCTGCAGCCTCCTGATCTCGGCCACCAGTCTGCTCCTCAGGGTCTGCTCCAGGCTCTCCCTCTTACTGCTTCCCTGCATCAGAGTCTCATAGGCCTCTGAGATCCTCTGGATCTCCTGCTCCAACTGAATGGACAGAGAGAAGCAAGGGGGGGGGGACAAGGGAGAAGGACATTCTTGGTCAGCcatcttgtttgtttgtttaataTCTTTATGCGTGCTGGAGATGGGGGGGATGTTGGTTCAGGCATAACACATCTATATGTGCAGTACAGCACATAAACATGTGGGCACAtatataaacataaatatgggcaTATATACATAAATATACCTGGGAGCACATTCCGTACATGTGGGCAAATAGCCTACatactgtgtatatacagtatgcacTACATGCCTATAATCCAGAGGAATTTGAGCTAACACCACTCCCTGTGTGTGAGTGGTTTATATCTGCATTCCTGGGAGCTAACAGCCATGGTTCCAGGTGTGGGTAGTtcacgcacaggcacacacacacacacacacagagagagagaggtatgggcGGGTTGTCATTGTGGGCAAGGTGTGCATGCCTGTCCTGTGGAAACAGAAACAGGCAGAGAAGTAGAAACGCCCACCATTACAGCAGCCACTAAGGCATGTTTACTCAGGGCTGCGGCCCAGCGGTCAGGGGAAATTTTCCAATCCAGTAATTATCATTCTTTAAGGCTGAGGGAACGCAAGAAGTGGGGTGACGTAACTCCACAGAAGAGCAACAAAGTCTTGCTACAGTATGCATTTACCATAGATATAGGAAGATGGATATAACCCATTTTAGAATAGACATTGCCATCGAGGGGTTCCACCATCTTAAAGACGAGTCCTCCATCTACCTCTATGGCATCTACCAAGATAAATGTGTGAAGTCTGTCAGTTAGTGTTGTTGCCACTATCTTGATTTATAAGAGGCAATAACATACTCAAGTAGTGATGGGGAAGAAatagatacagttacatatcgcaatattatttttgcgctagttggctgtacctgcaccaaaacgccTGTATTTTTCCTTTAAAGCTTGTTCTCGATCTTCTTTTTAAATCAGGAGCCAATTTGTTcccagcacttttatttccctgactcatcaaaacttgttttctcatgttCTCTCGTCTCTTTGCAGCGGACATATAATGAGCAATATGTTGGGAACATCGAATATCGTGAGGTCGCTGGCAATTCCCTGCCCTATACACAAGGTGGGGAAGGATATTTATATCAGAATAATCTAGAATATGTTGAGCTGGGCAATAAAAAGGGTTGCTGTACTTCAATCAaatcaacatcaaagagagaagaAAACAAAGGTGTTCAAGTGAaaatgaaagagagaggaggatgaaagtaaaaaagagaggaagatggatgaAAGTGAAAATGCAGTGGGATGAAAGTACAAAAGAGGCCTTTCAGTTTCAACACACAGTAGTCCTGCCTCCTGCCATGGCCAACAgaatatctgtctctctctctggccactCTGAGCATGTCATCTGTGCCAGGGGTCACAACCCTATCGACTGCTGTCTGACATGCCCTGGATAGGACCCCAAAAAATATATGGCTAAAGGGAACACACATACGACCCCCCGCCTGCAGCACAATGCAGGGAGTGTGGACACAGTAGCAGCCTCTGGCCTCTATGGGTTCTCTATTTGCAGCCAATGGTAGCAGCTGTTGTACAGATGGGTGAGTGTGTCTGAGGTGGCTGTACACAAGCTATCTGCTACTTGTGTTTCCCTCCATTCCCTTCATTAAGCAACACATGTTGCAGACTACAGTACTTTGCTATTCAGTGTGGGCATGCCTACTTCAGAAGTTACACGTGTTGTATGTAACTCAAAGTTGTGCATtcatcatgcattgatgtcaatgggagatttgCCCAAAGTTGAACATGATTTGTTTCTCCAATATAATATCAGTCCTTCATGCATATAACAGCACAAACTAATCCAATGTCATGTCGCCATCTTAGAGAGGGACTGAAAGGAGAATATTCCCACCATTTAGTACGCTTCATTTAAAATGTGTGATTCTCACCTTCTGGATGCGGCAGGCCTTCTCTCGGTGGCCCTCCAGCTCTTGCCTCAGCCTCTCGTTCTCCAGTATCAGCAGTTCCATCTGCCTGGGCTCCTCCACGACACAAGGGGGCCGACTGGTGAACATGCTGTAGCAGGTCTCCGTTTGCTGCTGAGCTGGGGCCGCAAACCTGTGAAGAAGG
Encoded here:
- the LOC121535009 gene encoding angiomotin-like 2a isoform X3, which translates into the protein MASTEEPSGTVLHRLIQEQLRYGNPTDARTLLAIQQQALRGGNGGSPGGGTGSGAGEGPVGSPRSSLESLTQEDSSFLQLSTRQEPQGQEHQGDYQHSESSYQLYQLHGEELPTYEQAKAHSQYLAQHWAPATGLHKQLHEGTLLREGGYRATDEELIELKRGHMRSLSEHLLQLSLERNGAMAKSEAVKNSSHSYPELGYYAPLQGLQDKCSPHPDYSSVPIMSQGYMPIHAQEPQCVYRDMPQPIQTQHHRFAAPAQQQTETCYSMFTSRPPCVVEEPRQMELLILENERLRQELEGHREKACRIQKLEQEIQRISEAYETLMQGSSKRESLEQTLRSRLVAEIRRLQDFNRDLRESLENARTHAAKEVEAADHNQHIMTKLLEQNEEQQFERERAERELQRLRNFAEEQGLRAEQLEEALEAQRCKGRQLEEELRRKRAYVEKVERLQSALAQLQATCEKREGLEMRLRTRLEHELKSLRAQQKQSHPPGVTVGSLHERLREREERILALEADMVRWEQKYLEESTMRQFAMDVAATAAAQSFNEDLPVADYRNQEMENWIRALYAHILEKDAVIKVLHQRLHQDQVEKGGFCLRAATSTSSISTAKCASISKVGKSLSDDQTAVSPLRCSSPAHPSQSQSCGSEDGAKAKDPTTGSKLSIDNGAAQQPKSSSLNTLRGLDDLEAEAVEIFI
- the LOC121535009 gene encoding angiomotin-like 2a isoform X4, which gives rise to MASTEEPSGTVLHRLIQEQLRYGNPTDARTLLAIQQQALRGGNGGSPGGGTGSGAGEGPVGSPRSSLESLTQEDSSFLQLSTRQEPQGQEHQGDYQHSESSYQLYQLHGEELPTYEQAKAHSQYLAQHWAPATGLHKQLHEGTLLREGGYRATDEELIELKRGHMRSLSEHLLQLSLERNGAMAKSEAVKNSSHSYPELGYYAPLQGLQDKCSPHPDYSSVPIMSQGYMPIHAQEPQCVYRDMPQPIQTQHHRFAAPAQQQTETCYSMFTSRPPCVVEEPRQMELLILENERLRQELEGHREKACRIQKLEQEIQRISEAYETLMQGSSKRESLEQTLRSRLVAEIRRLQDFNRDLRESLENARTHAAKEVEAADHNQHIMTKLLEQNEEQQFERERAERELQRLRNFAEEQGLRAEQLEEALEAQRCKGRQLEEELRRKRAYVEKVERLQSALAQLQATCEKREGLEMRLRTRLEHELKSLRAQQKQSHPPGVTVGSLHERLREREERILALEADMVRWEQKYLEESTMRQFAMDVAATAAAQRDTTIINHSPCHSSNNSFNEDLPVADYRNQEMENWIRALYAHILEKDAVIKVLHQRLHQDQVEKGGFCLRAATSTSSISTAKCASISKAHPSQSQSCGSEDGAKAKDPTTGSKLSIDNGAAQQPKSSSLNTLRGLDDLEAEAVEIFI
- the LOC121535009 gene encoding angiomotin-like 2a isoform X2, which codes for MASTEEPSGTVLHRLIQEQLRYGNPTDARTLLAIQQQALRGGNGGSPGGGTGSGAGEGPVGSPRSSLESLTQEDSSFLQLSTRQEPQGQEHQGDYQHSESSYQLYQLHGEELPTYEQAKAHSQYLAQHWAPATGLHKQLHEGTLLREGGYRATDEELIELKRGHMRSLSEHLLQLSLERNGAMAKSEAVKNSSHSYPELGYYAPLQGLQDKCSPHPDYSSVPIMSQGYMPIHAQEPQCVYRDMPQPIQTQHHRFAAPAQQQTETCYSMFTSRPPCVVEEPRQMELLILENERLRQELEGHREKACRIQKLEQEIQRISEAYETLMQGSSKRESLEQTLRSRLVAEIRRLQDFNRDLRESLENARTHAAKEVEAADHNQHIMTKLLEQNEEQQFERERAERELQRLRNFAEEQGLRAEQLEEALEAQRCKGRQLEEELRRKRAYVEKVERLQSALAQLQATCEKREGLEMRLRTRLEHELKSLRAQQKQSHPPGVTVGSLHERLREREERILALEADMVRWEQKYLEESTMRQFAMDVAATAAAQRDTTIINHSPCHSSNNSFNEDLPVADYRNQEMENWIRALYAHILEKDAVIKVLHQRLHQDQVEKGGFCLRAATSTSSISTAKCASISKGKSLSDDQTAVSPLRCSSPAHPSQSQSCGSEDGAKAKDPTTGSKLSIDNGAAQQPKSSSLNTLRGLDDLEAEAVEIFI
- the LOC121535009 gene encoding angiomotin-like 2a isoform X1, yielding MASTEEPSGTVLHRLIQEQLRYGNPTDARTLLAIQQQALRGGNGGSPGGGTGSGAGEGPVGSPRSSLESLTQEDSSFLQLSTRQEPQGQEHQGDYQHSESSYQLYQLHGEELPTYEQAKAHSQYLAQHWAPATGLHKQLHEGTLLREGGYRATDEELIELKRGHMRSLSEHLLQLSLERNGAMAKSEAVKNSSHSYPELGYYAPLQGLQDKCSPHPDYSSVPIMSQGYMPIHAQEPQCVYRDMPQPIQTQHHRFAAPAQQQTETCYSMFTSRPPCVVEEPRQMELLILENERLRQELEGHREKACRIQKLEQEIQRISEAYETLMQGSSKRESLEQTLRSRLVAEIRRLQDFNRDLRESLENARTHAAKEVEAADHNQHIMTKLLEQNEEQQFERERAERELQRLRNFAEEQGLRAEQLEEALEAQRCKGRQLEEELRRKRAYVEKVERLQSALAQLQATCEKREGLEMRLRTRLEHELKSLRAQQKQSHPPGVTVGSLHERLREREERILALEADMVRWEQKYLEESTMRQFAMDVAATAAAQRDTTIINHSPCHSSNNSFNEDLPVADYRNQEMENWIRALYAHILEKDAVIKVLHQRLHQDQVEKGGFCLRAATSTSSISTAKCASISKVGKSLSDDQTAVSPLRCSSPAHPSQSQSCGSEDGAKAKDPTTGSKLSIDNGAAQQPKSSSLNTLRGLDDLEAEAVEIFI